One Lacipirellulaceae bacterium DNA window includes the following coding sequences:
- a CDS encoding NAD-binding protein encodes MTHAFKRIRRGCLMIAVVFVGSVLGHHLVTGSPLLESIYWTVITVAAVGYSQQLEPNVTPALQLLTMGVILVGMLSVAYTLGVLLQAVIEGQLERAMGARRMIRQVDKLENHVIICGYGRTGQNLAERLNHQGIPFVIIEAKEDAIADAMSSEYVVLEGDATDEDTLRQAGIERAKTVVIAIQSDADNVFLTLTARNMNANLRIIARGEQVGTERKLRQAGANDVVLPAVIGAHRMADMIVRPHAAELMHRVGDMNNSLEAIMAEIFIPEGSLLPGKTIRDAGSDLQQRLLIVSVRRPDGEEVFNPSADYEFSAGDCLIAMGEPSQIKNFREKFQVG; translated from the coding sequence ATGACCCACGCCTTCAAACGCATCCGCCGCGGCTGCCTAATGATTGCCGTGGTGTTCGTCGGCTCGGTGCTGGGACATCATCTCGTCACAGGAAGCCCGCTGCTGGAGAGCATCTACTGGACGGTCATCACCGTCGCCGCGGTTGGCTATTCGCAGCAATTGGAACCGAATGTCACGCCGGCGTTGCAACTGCTGACAATGGGAGTGATTCTTGTTGGCATGCTATCCGTGGCGTACACGCTAGGTGTCTTGCTACAAGCAGTGATCGAAGGACAACTCGAACGCGCAATGGGAGCTCGTCGGATGATTCGTCAAGTTGATAAGTTAGAAAACCATGTGATTATCTGCGGTTACGGCAGAACCGGCCAAAACCTAGCGGAGAGACTAAATCATCAGGGAATTCCCTTCGTGATTATCGAAGCGAAAGAAGATGCCATCGCCGATGCAATGAGCAGTGAGTACGTCGTTTTGGAAGGCGACGCTACCGATGAGGACACTCTCCGCCAGGCGGGAATTGAACGGGCGAAGACCGTGGTGATCGCCATCCAGAGCGATGCTGACAATGTGTTCCTAACCTTGACGGCAAGGAACATGAACGCCAACCTGCGCATCATCGCCCGCGGCGAGCAAGTTGGCACTGAGCGGAAGCTCCGCCAAGCAGGAGCCAACGATGTTGTCTTGCCAGCAGTAATCGGTGCTCATCGTATGGCCGACATGATCGTCCGCCCTCACGCCGCTGAGCTGATGCACCGCGTTGGCGACATGAACAACAGCCTTGAAGCGATCATGGCGGAGATATTCATTCCCGAGGGAAGTCTGCTGCCGGGCAAGACGATCCGAGACGCTGGCTCCGATCTCCAGCAACGTTTGCTGATCGTCTCTGTACGTCGCCCCGACGGCGAAGAAGTCTTCAACCCCTCAGCCGACTACGAGTTCTCCGCTGGCGATTGCCTCATTGCGATGGGCGAACCGAGCCAGATCAAGAACTTTCGCGAGAAGTTCCAGGTGGGGTAG
- a CDS encoding GxxExxY protein, with product MEINQITGAVLDTSIEIHRRLGPGLLETVYRKILAHELRKQGFQVEEEVPIPVEWDGVRVELGFRADIIVNAAVVVETKSIESILPVHKKQVLTHLKIMNLQVGLLINFGETLLKTGTHRIVNNFVED from the coding sequence TTGGAGATCAATCAGATAACTGGTGCTGTCCTTGACACATCTATCGAGATTCACCGTCGGCTAGGTCCGGGATTGCTTGAAACCGTCTATCGAAAAATACTTGCTCACGAGCTTCGGAAGCAAGGTTTTCAAGTTGAGGAGGAAGTACCGATTCCCGTAGAGTGGGATGGGGTAAGAGTGGAGTTGGGATTTCGTGCAGATATCATTGTCAATGCTGCCGTTGTGGTTGAAACGAAGTCGATTGAGTCAATCCTTCCCGTACATAAGAAACAAGTGCTAACTCATTTGAAGATTATGAATCTTCAAGTTGGGCTGTTAATCAACTTTGGCGAGACCTTACTCAAAACCGGAACTCATCGCATCGTGAACAACTTCGTTGAGGATTGA
- a CDS encoding DUF2934 domain-containing protein gives MSRNSAQDASEAHKLGITDEEISRRAYEIWEERGRPETNGQDDWQAAVDQLIIEAKHTQPRGPLLRFFQRIRGRAASY, from the coding sequence ATGTCAAGAAACAGCGCGCAAGACGCATCTGAAGCCCACAAGCTGGGAATCACCGACGAAGAAATCTCCCGCCGTGCCTACGAAATCTGGGAAGAACGGGGGCGTCCCGAGACGAACGGCCAGGACGACTGGCAAGCGGCGGTCGATCAGCTAATCATCGAAGCCAAGCATACGCAGCCGCGTGGCCCCTTGCTGAGGTTTTTCCAGAGGATCCGCGGTCGGGCTGCAAGCTACTAG
- the argJ gene encoding bifunctional glutamate N-acetyltransferase/amino-acid acetyltransferase ArgJ, with translation MPDQLPQGFRAAGVYTGVKRNPNKKDLSLIVSEDPAVGVGVYTKNVVFGAPVQLNRERTPSESIRGVVINSGVANACTGEQGYRDAVTMAEKTAAACGLAASEAKDVLVMSTGLIGEMLPMEKISAGIEAASQQLATDEQSLINAARGMMTTDTTHKIRSRSFEIDGTTIQVTGMAKGAAMIGPNMATMLAVIMTDAKLSVEDANAGLKDAVNESFNCISVEGHMSTSDTVLLLANGAAGGPVLEGKSLAMFQATLVEVCEDLAQSIPADGEGASHLITVEVHGAANREDAVKIARTIADSPLVKTAVTGADPNWGRIVSAAGYAGVDFDPKKVSLHLNSSLLYERGVPVSFDAAAVSKSMSESRDTHLVLLLDEGHASARFWTSDLTAEYVRLNADYHT, from the coding sequence ATGCCCGACCAACTTCCACAAGGTTTTCGAGCCGCCGGCGTCTACACCGGTGTGAAACGAAACCCTAATAAGAAAGATCTTTCGCTGATCGTTTCCGAAGATCCTGCGGTTGGGGTTGGAGTCTACACCAAGAACGTTGTCTTTGGCGCCCCCGTTCAGCTCAACCGGGAACGCACCCCAAGCGAATCCATTCGAGGCGTAGTCATCAACTCTGGCGTCGCCAATGCCTGCACGGGTGAGCAAGGCTACCGAGACGCGGTGACAATGGCCGAAAAAACCGCCGCCGCTTGCGGCTTAGCCGCATCAGAGGCGAAAGACGTCCTCGTCATGTCCACCGGCCTCATCGGCGAAATGCTCCCCATGGAAAAGATTTCTGCGGGCATCGAAGCCGCTTCGCAGCAGCTTGCCACCGACGAACAGTCTCTCATCAATGCCGCCCGTGGCATGATGACCACTGATACGACGCACAAGATTCGCAGCCGTAGTTTCGAGATCGACGGCACCACGATCCAGGTCACTGGCATGGCGAAAGGTGCCGCGATGATCGGCCCGAACATGGCAACCATGTTGGCGGTGATTATGACCGACGCCAAGCTTTCCGTTGAGGACGCCAACGCAGGCCTCAAGGATGCGGTCAACGAGTCATTCAATTGCATCAGCGTTGAAGGGCACATGAGCACCAGCGACACGGTGCTGCTTCTCGCAAATGGAGCTGCCGGTGGGCCGGTGCTCGAAGGTAAGAGCCTCGCGATGTTCCAAGCCACGTTGGTGGAAGTTTGCGAAGATCTCGCCCAATCAATTCCCGCCGATGGCGAAGGGGCGTCGCACTTGATTACGGTCGAAGTCCACGGGGCAGCGAATCGCGAAGACGCCGTGAAAATTGCTCGAACCATCGCCGATAGTCCGCTCGTGAAGACGGCAGTCACCGGAGCCGATCCTAACTGGGGCCGAATCGTCTCCGCAGCCGGCTACGCCGGCGTGGATTTCGATCCCAAGAAAGTAAGCCTGCACCTGAACAGTTCGCTTCTCTACGAACGCGGCGTGCCGGTTTCCTTCGATGCGGCAGCCGTCAGCAAGTCGATGAGCGAAAGCCGCGATACGCACTTAGTGCTGCTGCTCGACGAGGGCCATGCCTCCGCCCGTTTTTGGACTTCTGATTTGACGGCAGAATACGTTAGGCTGAACGCAGATTACCATACATGA
- the cbiE gene encoding precorrin-6y C5,15-methyltransferase (decarboxylating) subunit CbiE, whose translation MATNQSPISIIGIGDDGLAAASDSVKKLVHEAETLFGNERVLSLVGEGSNQRITMSADIEETAEQIESAGNGPIAVLVSGDPLFYGLARFLCDRLGRDRCEIIPHVSSMQLAFARVKESWDEAYLTNLANHELESIVDRIGAAEKVGLFTTPECGPAAIAEALLAHRIDYFTVYVCENLGAKNECVTRGSLKEIAGQEFGPLNVMILVRDAETPDRPRVSAVRSLFGNPDDMFVQSKPKHGLLTTSEVRAIALAKMSLGSRSIVWDVGAGCGSVSVEAAQLAVGGHVYAIEQDAEDADLIRENAKRFEVTNVTPVVGRAPDCWADLPDPTAVFLEGSGREIAKLSELAFERLLKHGHLVANVVSVDGLLEMRAALAEKASSYDVLMVNVARAGEQLERLRFDSLRPAFLIAAQK comes from the coding sequence ATGGCCACGAACCAATCTCCCATCTCGATCATTGGCATCGGTGACGACGGTCTTGCCGCGGCGAGTGACTCGGTTAAGAAGCTCGTTCACGAGGCGGAAACGCTTTTCGGCAATGAACGTGTCCTCTCGTTAGTTGGCGAAGGCTCCAACCAACGCATTACGATGAGCGCCGATATCGAGGAGACGGCTGAGCAAATCGAGTCTGCTGGAAACGGCCCGATTGCCGTGCTCGTCTCCGGTGACCCGTTGTTTTACGGACTGGCTCGCTTTCTCTGCGACCGGCTTGGACGAGATCGGTGCGAGATCATCCCCCACGTCAGCAGCATGCAGCTTGCTTTTGCGCGGGTGAAAGAAAGCTGGGATGAAGCATATCTCACGAATTTGGCCAACCACGAGTTGGAGTCGATTGTTGATCGAATTGGAGCGGCTGAGAAGGTCGGCCTCTTCACAACGCCCGAGTGTGGCCCCGCGGCGATTGCTGAGGCGCTACTCGCCCACAGAATCGATTACTTTACGGTTTACGTTTGCGAGAATCTGGGCGCGAAAAACGAGTGCGTCACCCGCGGCTCTCTGAAAGAAATTGCCGGCCAGGAATTTGGCCCGTTGAACGTGATGATCCTGGTTCGCGACGCGGAGACGCCTGATCGTCCCCGCGTTTCCGCAGTTCGAAGCCTCTTTGGCAATCCCGACGATATGTTCGTCCAGTCGAAGCCGAAGCACGGCCTGCTAACGACTTCCGAAGTCCGCGCTATAGCCCTGGCAAAGATGAGCCTCGGATCGAGAAGCATCGTCTGGGACGTGGGCGCCGGTTGTGGTTCCGTGAGTGTCGAAGCGGCCCAACTTGCCGTGGGTGGACATGTTTACGCTATTGAGCAAGATGCAGAGGATGCCGACCTGATCCGCGAGAACGCGAAACGGTTCGAGGTGACCAATGTCACCCCAGTGGTCGGTCGGGCCCCCGATTGCTGGGCCGATTTGCCCGACCCCACAGCCGTTTTTCTGGAGGGGAGCGGGCGTGAAATCGCCAAGCTTTCGGAACTCGCCTTCGAGCGATTGCTGAAGCATGGCCATCTGGTAGCGAACGTCGTGAGCGTTGATGGCCTCCTGGAAATGAGAGCTGCTCTCGCAGAGAAAGCCTCCAGCTACGACGTGCTAATGGTGAATGTGGCTCGCGCCGGGGAGCAGTTAGAGCGACTACGATTTGATTCGCTCAGGCCCGCGTTTCTGATTGCGGCCCAGAAGTGA
- the glgX gene encoding glycogen debranching protein GlgX, with protein MASKQPFMQFQYPLPYGAILQEGGVQFAVYSRSATAMSVLLYKRHSDREPFKTIKFDPVTDRWGDIWSVFVPGLKAGQLYHYQADGPYLPEKGHRFNPQARLIDPYARALAGKYQPSDDGIVRPPKCVVVDDTFDWQGDRHLRRPLSESIIYEMHVKGFTKSGSADVKHPGTYLGVIEKIPYLQSLGVTAVELMPVHEFPINAANGEKPERGNYWGYDSLAFFSPHRGYQHGTKAGDQVRQFKEMVRALHAAGIEVILDVVFNHTAEGNHMGPTVSFKGLENQVYYMLTEDGHYKNYSGCGNTVNGNHPICREMIFHCLRHWVYNYHIDGFRFDLASILSRNRHGELVPNPPLVELIAEDPMLADTKVIAEAWDAAGAYQVGSFADMRWAEWNGRYRDDIRRYWRGESGRVGPTATRISGSSDLYQRGRLRPYHSINFVTSHDGYTLNDLVSYEQKHNQANGEDNRDGDNNNYSANYGVEGPTRRKVIVELRRRQAKNMMATLLLSQGTPMMVSGDEILRTQRGNNNAYCQDNAISWFDWKLVEKNAEMLRFTQALTEFRVNQPTVRRQTFLTGKATENGLLPDVTWYGADGNLVDWETQSRSFICVFGTDGLEDPDARNVMLLMHSGQDSQRFIIPKHLRKLPWQQFLDTAAAAPDDVHPGCDGPALPASGQLKLIHHTLMCYVA; from the coding sequence ATGGCCTCAAAGCAGCCTTTTATGCAGTTCCAGTACCCGTTGCCTTATGGCGCGATTCTGCAGGAGGGCGGAGTTCAATTTGCAGTCTACAGTCGCAGCGCCACGGCGATGAGCGTGCTGTTGTACAAGCGGCACTCGGATCGTGAGCCGTTCAAAACGATCAAGTTCGATCCGGTCACTGATCGTTGGGGCGACATTTGGAGTGTTTTCGTTCCCGGATTGAAAGCTGGCCAGCTCTACCACTACCAAGCCGACGGGCCTTATCTGCCGGAGAAGGGACACCGTTTCAATCCCCAGGCACGGCTGATTGACCCCTACGCCCGGGCACTGGCCGGAAAGTATCAGCCATCGGACGACGGCATCGTTCGCCCTCCTAAGTGTGTAGTCGTCGACGACACGTTCGACTGGCAGGGCGACCGACACCTGCGGCGACCGCTTTCGGAATCGATCATCTATGAGATGCACGTCAAAGGGTTCACGAAAAGTGGCTCTGCGGACGTGAAGCATCCGGGCACCTATCTTGGCGTGATTGAAAAGATTCCGTACCTCCAATCGTTGGGGGTTACTGCCGTTGAATTGATGCCGGTCCACGAGTTTCCCATCAACGCCGCCAATGGCGAAAAGCCGGAGCGGGGAAATTACTGGGGTTACGACTCGCTGGCGTTTTTCTCGCCGCATCGCGGCTACCAGCACGGAACAAAAGCGGGCGACCAAGTTCGCCAGTTCAAGGAGATGGTGCGTGCGTTGCACGCCGCCGGCATCGAGGTGATTCTCGACGTCGTGTTTAATCACACGGCTGAAGGCAACCACATGGGACCCACTGTGAGCTTCAAGGGCCTCGAAAATCAGGTCTATTACATGCTCACCGAAGATGGCCATTACAAGAATTATTCAGGCTGCGGCAACACGGTTAACGGCAACCACCCAATTTGCCGCGAGATGATTTTCCACTGTCTGCGACACTGGGTTTACAACTATCACATTGACGGGTTCCGGTTCGACCTAGCGTCGATCCTCAGCCGCAACAGGCACGGCGAGCTGGTCCCCAATCCACCGCTTGTCGAATTGATCGCCGAAGACCCAATGCTCGCCGACACGAAAGTGATCGCTGAAGCGTGGGACGCTGCCGGTGCGTACCAAGTCGGCTCCTTCGCTGACATGCGTTGGGCGGAGTGGAATGGCCGTTACCGAGACGACATCCGCCGCTATTGGCGAGGCGAGTCAGGACGTGTTGGCCCCACGGCGACGCGCATCTCCGGTTCCAGCGACCTTTACCAAAGAGGTCGCCTGCGTCCGTACCACAGCATCAACTTCGTGACCTCGCACGATGGTTACACGCTGAACGACTTGGTCAGCTACGAGCAGAAACACAACCAAGCCAATGGCGAAGATAACCGCGATGGCGACAACAATAACTACAGCGCCAACTACGGCGTCGAAGGCCCGACTCGCCGCAAGGTGATCGTCGAGCTGCGTCGCCGGCAGGCGAAGAACATGATGGCGACCCTGCTGTTGAGTCAGGGCACGCCCATGATGGTCAGCGGCGACGAGATTCTCCGCACGCAACGTGGCAACAACAATGCCTACTGTCAGGACAACGCGATCAGCTGGTTTGACTGGAAGCTGGTCGAGAAGAACGCGGAAATGCTGCGGTTCACCCAGGCACTCACCGAGTTCCGCGTCAATCAGCCAACCGTTCGCCGGCAAACTTTCCTGACCGGCAAAGCAACGGAGAATGGCCTACTGCCGGACGTGACGTGGTACGGTGCCGATGGAAATCTTGTGGATTGGGAAACCCAATCACGGAGTTTCATTTGCGTGTTTGGCACCGATGGCTTGGAAGACCCTGACGCCCGGAACGTCATGCTGCTCATGCATTCGGGGCAAGACTCGCAACGGTTCATTATTCCCAAGCACCTACGAAAGCTCCCTTGGCAGCAGTTCCTCGACACCGCCGCGGCGGCCCCCGACGATGTGCATCCTGGTTGCGATGGACCGGCACTACCGGCCTCTGGGCAGTTGAAGCTGATTCACCATACGCTGATGTGCTATGTGGCGTAA
- the argC gene encoding N-acetyl-gamma-glutamyl-phosphate reductase, which produces MIRVAVLGATGYAARELLALLLRHPEVQVTTLTTRSEDRPHLGDVHPTLRGRLDLHLENLNPTEVAERADCVFCCLPHAASAAVVSELLAADCRVVDFSADYRLNDAEVYSRWYGVTHPDAERLGHVPYGLPELFRDSIRDAKLVANPGCYPTAAILAIAPLLKAGAIKAEGIIIDAKSGVSGAGRSAKPHLHFPEANESVLPYGVGTHRHTPEIDQILSSYADAVTDVVFTPHLIPMDRGELITAYASPGESAPQTQDLLAILKDHYANEPFVRVLDGIPGTKGVAGTNYCDITARRVRGKVLVVGAIDNLIKGASGAAVQNFNLMYGFEETTGL; this is translated from the coding sequence ATGATTCGAGTTGCCGTCCTTGGTGCTACTGGGTATGCCGCCAGGGAACTGCTGGCGCTTTTGCTGCGGCATCCGGAAGTTCAGGTTACCACTCTCACCACGCGGTCTGAAGACCGACCCCATTTGGGAGATGTCCATCCAACCCTCAGGGGACGATTGGACCTGCACCTCGAGAATCTCAATCCGACGGAAGTTGCCGAGCGGGCGGACTGCGTTTTCTGTTGTTTGCCTCACGCCGCGAGTGCAGCCGTAGTAAGCGAGTTGCTCGCTGCCGACTGTCGCGTCGTCGATTTTAGTGCCGACTATAGGCTGAATGACGCCGAAGTTTACAGCCGATGGTACGGAGTGACGCATCCCGATGCCGAGCGTCTTGGGCATGTTCCGTACGGTCTCCCCGAGTTGTTTCGCGACTCGATCCGCGACGCTAAACTCGTTGCCAATCCGGGCTGCTACCCGACGGCTGCCATCCTTGCCATTGCTCCGCTTTTGAAAGCGGGAGCTATTAAAGCCGAAGGAATCATCATCGACGCGAAGAGCGGAGTCAGCGGGGCAGGGCGGTCTGCGAAGCCTCACCTGCACTTCCCTGAAGCCAACGAAAGCGTTCTACCCTACGGCGTCGGCACGCATCGTCACACACCGGAAATCGATCAAATCCTGAGCAGCTATGCAGACGCCGTAACGGACGTAGTGTTTACTCCCCACTTGATTCCGATGGACCGTGGCGAATTGATCACCGCCTATGCGTCTCCGGGTGAGAGCGCCCCACAAACTCAAGACTTGCTGGCAATTCTCAAGGATCACTACGCCAACGAGCCGTTTGTCCGCGTACTTGACGGTATCCCCGGTACGAAGGGTGTCGCAGGCACCAACTATTGCGATATCACCGCGAGACGAGTCAGGGGGAAAGTGCTGGTTGTGGGAGCGATCGATAACTTGATCAAAGGTGCGTCAGGTGCCGCGGTGCAGAATTTCAATTTGATGTACGGATTCGAAGAAACGACGGGTTTGTAG
- a CDS encoding phosphopantothenoylcysteine decarboxylase: MAKILITSGPTRQYIDPVRYLTNASSGRMGAALAQACMELGHEVVVVSGPVEVKYPKGARVVPVTSTEEMLVIARDAFDKCDGLIGAAAPCDYRPRQVEPAKIAKTGEPLLLKLIETEDVVATLAAEKGHRWVVGFALETEDHRLRALAKLERKRCDLMVSNGVEAMHAIDNSVEVLDAQGTVIQKASGPKENVAREILEVIQSRLIEPVMN, encoded by the coding sequence ATGGCAAAGATTCTCATCACTTCTGGCCCGACGCGGCAGTATATCGATCCGGTTCGCTACCTTACGAATGCCTCGAGCGGTCGAATGGGCGCAGCGCTCGCTCAGGCTTGCATGGAGCTAGGTCACGAAGTGGTCGTCGTCAGCGGACCAGTCGAGGTGAAGTACCCCAAAGGTGCCCGAGTCGTTCCGGTCACTTCCACCGAAGAGATGCTAGTCATCGCCCGTGACGCCTTCGACAAGTGCGATGGCCTGATCGGCGCCGCAGCGCCGTGCGACTATCGCCCCAGGCAAGTCGAACCTGCGAAGATTGCCAAGACCGGGGAGCCTCTGTTACTTAAATTGATTGAGACCGAGGACGTTGTTGCAACGCTTGCCGCCGAGAAGGGTCATCGCTGGGTCGTCGGTTTCGCTTTAGAAACTGAGGATCACCGGCTGAGAGCACTGGCGAAACTCGAACGCAAGCGATGTGATCTCATGGTCTCCAACGGTGTCGAGGCCATGCATGCCATCGATAACAGCGTCGAAGTTCTCGACGCCCAAGGAACGGTTATTCAGAAGGCCAGTGGTCCGAAGGAAAACGTGGCGCGAGAAATCCTCGAGGTGATTCAATCCCGCCTCATCGAGCCGGTGATGAATTGA